A window from Phaenicophaeus curvirostris isolate KB17595 chromosome 13, BPBGC_Pcur_1.0, whole genome shotgun sequence encodes these proteins:
- the VMA21 gene encoding vacuolar ATPase assembly integral membrane protein VMA21: MAALERRGEAVPVAEFRQNEGSLTSTLRTLLFFTALMITLPVGLYFSSKAYVFEGTLGMSDRDSYFYAAIVAVVTVHVVLALFVYVAWNEGSRQWREGKQD; this comes from the exons ATGGCGGCCTTGGAGCGGCGCGGGGAGGCCGTGCCCGTCGCCGAGTTCAGGCA aaatgaggGTTCATTAACATCAACTTTAAGAACACTTCTATTCTTCACAGCTCTAATGATCACATTACCTGTTGGGCTATATTTTTCATCAAAGGCTTATGTATTTGAAG GTACCTTAGGAATGTCCGACAGAGACAGCTATTTTTATGCTGCCATAGTTGCTGTAGTCACTGTTCACGTGGTACTTGCCCTCTTTGTATATGTAGCATGGAACGAAGGTTCTCGACAGTGGCGGGAAGGCAAACAGGACTAG